One window of the Puntigrus tetrazona isolate hp1 chromosome 13, ASM1883169v1, whole genome shotgun sequence genome contains the following:
- the LOC122356689 gene encoding uncharacterized protein LOC122356689: MSSLEKRHTGQRGSMQGHRKYSDGLSDTSSSGSFMDDTDREVSNLTDRAFRSLCIGEEAIYNDSEFSLSPTERHKAFAEEPQQKTVSHEAFSYSVQQYGEGEVQPELASTFQHSYVDVTHQEQAFGEGSFSYMNNGSKEETWQQSRSTSRVSSLIKAFSSGECYQDSGTCDVILARDRYRDFGSESWDKSAMLSIQRELSEFSSGYQQNFKSGPFQSYRNHFYTSDVAAAVAQLDTTVLMKSSKSKFKTLNSTNCFFHSEFSPFQLWEEYNRFSFQSTNVSGFMSANEFPRWYDSPMYKELKDNHRIPSSPCESRRFNQRQIQDVVASQRSRSTVVQKASAIEKRCESEMASNYPPWKKNNNFVKNKLPGNRPSTVSPTNERTCRPDSNLFSNNKVTHEIVVESNLPSSVTPFNITQLLTPVIHTRQETETSEILQFAHTPSVSDYSSQGETDPKLQTDVKHLRDSYKSKASSLLFNLKDNRKRVKSTYSPTRFKGLEITDRNKQTSKLEGRESRFSDIFVSQETAHENLIETDAQASCNLTREPSVAPITPKDYTDGFGSYDNLTLTSPQIQDRVANYTAFHGGSEGHSPNTDPLANTDLSAHNISAQDKSSLTSEGQLIGLSSTFIPARPEIANVLPKAYLPTHSLPAQTSEQYGQSDNANQNDLKQRIDFGRKTFTEYSQNEAVKEKCSWDQIGSVKETDGRYESRPFRGEIAALIEMDKQRKATAKQYFANDSYSVRKETYMQKVNEDIKLGRLAKEEEKEVREDTVSPRKTSYSEKSIHDNQLNTFSKSTELYGIPKNSLQNKTSPLTDFYGGLQSFSVKNDFAKGVTEQNSSFISMATQNTFDQRAHAPLQDYKGQKNEGLYSYQPYRYEPNKQWHMSSTNEDSRNESVQTQKPSEMIEQSDAKSYAIYNTPSSTLHTLQNEFSANNGAPNSALQNKDSVTPNMDTSHENNTNLPTKQEDRFSINDILAVRDNEQARRLRDITFVLAKSENPQTPIKYDTAEKLSIAEPVKDQEQQGYKVQDMTSPSSGYMRRDFQNTNETDTSTDRNDRTLNKDTDKVTTRVLSYKERGQSKQEILTSKLKAHAQKEISAIKEKGLAKQGILARNSTKTRGTINNDGQEGHSVKKEITADKLNHLFQDITYSSVTQYKEQIKLHNDHPKNRSPPPLNFEDSQNAVSEKKDENVKYKPLAIERQTEKHPPETLNIRTTVENNDHKNYQPSRISEDKQISMTSSEDINTDKESAKQSQEMSPGESMSGHLTAAVKTYRESSASHNTLALHNEKQTIQNDQKESLYEGRQSKYTSSEKAATKPTDIIKEDLNVASSETTKANSDLNKNSLLGLDKNTPRVEEANVHIKSKITAAVEQSKNEPIKNSSGITSSQLTSSSSDMKFKNGIPPAKRLMEPAKSELTSNLQINTLNVDPEQLINRTYKYNSGVSSNAETSSTDNTIRINSGPAKNQAPQRSKEQKILKAFNNDDGHVLINKNNVTKEKDLAKQQNKTPQVKAVEATSLNKKVESHSKPETQEQSLTQIASAEAKESCQQKELHQDDKNTKTLFSFDKNELPKSHQSMSRINEDSEVVNKRQQKEKITESASSKQEFLRTLEISHEKNNPQKFAEESQVNLTNSKPQKSAEYALKPNVSPQHGVTVKEDATQKNNTQPVLTQIVESTADTSNISILTPSNEEPREEPMIYSICVSSKTEAVSDDEPMIYSICVSSKCHIDEQQNLVKQEEDSSVETEKFVKDESIVARQTEVSSNTKEKEDKIEKCELLATTDKSSYTGRLTTSYEDLLVKYGLPVRDHGHLKFVKDESIVARQTEVSSNTKQKEDKIEKCELPATTDKSSNTGRLTTSYEDLLAKYGLPVRDHGHFTSKRMEDEKEQKEKEETETQLSHKSINHGMKRSQIPKEKGSDTTKTSPDESREVSNQQASIKSRHLKGTKSEIKQSIALSNNMAENQQSTGIRTPKLGHSSRDATLIFKDVENVEQDQDTYIEQSRQSRGNDTVLKEKKVEEHVKMKGKVLDALPNSRVSPEKTENVSQTDKQPVRMDKPTRAKKKEILKAPMSTKSKDVVNSKLTESTIPETMIPQTKNKSQKVEGEDQIFNDTDTCTSRKNKIRGRETFNSNVEKTVHEAKQKDPVISMKLDSVSDKDAQTLQKNVKGDEKGGEKRSLEKLQVEFNTNNEIVNRMKMVLKDGTATHVNNYRDKVNSIGEDVCTVVKQDQASFEVSDIHLEDIKVSTEEVSSNKEFMAGHKNQHEVIKKENLKGMKKAVMTELRGEKGFTEQKTLAVKPLTVPDEPKTVNNRKVHTEIAGTNTNDVEKEIIPHKKDSPSKLEKTEISPRQEAVGMQYIKVYENKQSAQSSDKRKKEDPVLSLNGQNDGNLKVNEKGSILREKKERKVEATETKQADHITNTNQYQPEKQGNAIYEQDHVQLNQQDTRKEGTLSKPEASQRSKKVTRPEISAIADYARLKVISAEDDTKELDIFPKMDFYNNYDQPALGVHKDLHGNVSDIGGESKIHNVSMEKGQNLKQISSQFKKHTEKKMLPEKQNHLVPNTVQLKCVSPVVTGSQDEAASMNTQPRALNHKEPNTKTSFMENPNRGERNKIYQSKNPQSVQLQAEGTISRSRQMTHDKTIEKDNLSLYGRQELANLTLSATVKAVDNQVNVASPPVEEREELQYYTVNSLDSDIKPKEAPEPPPPGFKMSQNTDLAEKAEEEKKEESSFAQSLTDYGKVHATGPRSNSSSPAMGKPIMFRVKDNTIRTSSVTKTVKPCFHRSFSEDFRIGSPKEHLTGSEKEDEIHPKESANPPVLHEPANAAYRLHKLKETLHNDLPSAEYATRQSKSHQSRSQHFEEEETRSAISTMSEEVENCAAGITDLANISLAFMPKHESYRDTYQRPASACYERPESACYERPESACSDIRPFGRPPVVPPKSEKALRRAQRLTTRRMKKTETPKMAPENQEQLETKSIRNVSSVPSSPSDILTTHQAVQASPPLSQYDTQPNNTPPAHSIVAQPFPVTQRKLLQDPNSGQYFMVDVPLPVKTKTFYDPETGKYVQLNVRQRSQGALTQPASLEMLNTPYMLYRGFLPMTASSLPALRSSSEMSTSADNQDMLERGDEPCRQNVYLQNSIRDSQQYPDMLYGSHEQIHNPSLYAENSIDNIERHTDIITMSELEDFAMEST, from the coding sequence ATGAGCTCCCTGGAAAAGCGCCACACAGGTCAGCGGGGAAGCATGCAGGGCCACCGCAAATACTCCGATGGCCTCAGTGACACATCCAGCAGCGGCAGCTTTATGGACGACACAGACAGGGAGGTGAGCAACCTGACCGATCGTGCCTTCAGGAGCCTATGCATTGGAGAGGAGGCCATTTACAATGACTCGGAATTCTCCTTGTCTCCAACTGAACGGCATAAAGCTTTTGCAGAAGAACCCCAGCAAAAGACAGTCTCCCATGAGGCATTTTCATACAGCGTTCAACAATATGGGGAGGGAGAAGTACAACCTGAGTTGGCCTCAACATTCCAACATTCCTATGTGGATGTAACCCATCAGGAACAGGCTTTTGGAGAGGGAAGCTTTTCTTATATGAACAATGGCTCCAAGGAGGAGACGTGGCAGCAGAGCAGGAGCACATCTAGAGTGTCATCTCTAATCAAAGCCTTTAGTTCAGGGGAGTGTTACCAAGACAGTGGGACATGTGATGTTATTTTGGCAAGGGATCGGTATAGAGACTTTGGCAGTGAATCATGGGACAAATCAGCTATGCTAAGCATCCAGAGGGAACTCTCTGAATTCTCTTCAGGATACCAGCAGAATTTTAAGTCAGGCCCCTTTCAGTCTTACAGAAACCATTTTTACACATCTGACGTGGCTGCCGCAGTGGCACAGCTGGACACGACAGTTCTGATGAAATCTTCAAAAAGTAAGTTCAAGACATTGAACTCTACAAACTGTTTCTTCCATAGTGAATTCAGTCCCTTCCAGCTTTGGGAAGAGTACAACAGGTTCTCATTCCAAAGCACAAATGTGTCAGGGTTTATGTCAGCTAATGAATTCCCACGATGGTATGATTCTCCCATGTACAAAGAGCTGAAAGACAACCACAGAATTCCAAGCTCTCCATGTGAAAGTAGACGCTTCAATCAGAGACAAATTCAGGACGTTGTGGCTAGCCAGCGCTCCAGGTCCACTGTTGTCCAGAAAGCCTCCGCGATTGAGAAGAGGTGCGAATCTGAGATGGCTTCCAACTATCCACCttggaagaaaaacaataactttGTAAAGAACAAACTTCCAGGCAACCGTCCCTCCACAGTCTCTCCTACTAATGAGAGAACATGCAGGCCAGATTCAAATTTGTTTAGCAATAACAAAGTTACACATGAGATAGTGGTCGAGAGCAACTTACCTAGCAGTGTGACGCCGTTCAACATTACTCAGCTCCTCACTCCAGTTATTCACACAAGACAAGAAACAGAGACTTCTGAGATCCTGCAGTTTGCACACACTCCTTCTGTTTCTGATTATTCTTCCCAGGGTGAAACTGACCCTAAGCTTCAGACTGATGTCAAACATCTGCGCGACAGCTACAAATCTAAAGCATCAAGTCTGCTGTTCAACCTCAAAGACAATCGAAAAAGAGTCAAGAGTACATACAGTCCCACAAGATTTAAAGGGTTAGAAATAACCGATCGAAATAAGCAGACCTCAAAGCTGGAGGGCCGAGAATCCagattttcagatatttttgtaTCCCAAGAAACTGCTCATGAGAATTTGATTGAAACGGATGCACAAGCCTCATGTAACCTAACTCGAGAGCCCAGTGTAGCACCTATCACACCTAAAGATTATACTGATGGCTTTGGATCATATGATAATTTGACATTAACTTCACCTCAAATTCAGGACAGAGTGGCTAATTACACAGCGTTCCATGGAGGTTCAGAGGGTCACTCTCCCAACACAGATCCACTGGCTAACACAGATCTCTCAGCACACAATATTTCAGCACAGGATAAAAGCTCTCTGACTTCAGAAGGTCAATTAATAGGCCTCAGCAGTACTTTTATTCCTGCTAGGCCAGAAATAGCAAATGTGCTTCCAAAGGCTTACCTACCGACACATTCTCTGCCTGCTCAAACATCTGAGCAATACGGCCAGAGTGATAACGCAAATCAAAATGATCTAAAACAAAGAATAGACTttggaagaaaaacatttactgaataCAGTCAAAATGAGGctgttaaagaaaaatgttcttGGGACCAGATTGGTTCAGTCAAGGAAACAGACGGTAGATATGAATCACGGCCATTTAGAGGAGAAATAGCAGCACTGATTGAGATGGACAAACAGAGAAAGGCTACTGCTAAGCAATATTTTGCTAATGACAGCTATTCTGTCCGAAAGGAAACATACATGCAAAAAGTGAATGAAGACATTAAACTTGGTCGACTTGCaaaggaggaagagaaagaggtCAGGGAAGATACAGTATCACCCAGGAAAACATCTTACAGTGAAAAATCTATTCATGACAaccaattaaacacattttcaaagtCTACTGAATTGTACGGAATACCAAAAAACAGtctccaaaacaaaacatctccTTTAACAGATTTCTATGGTGGTTTACAAAGCTTCAGtgtcaaaaatgattttgctaAAGGAGTAACAGAGCAAAATTCTTCTTTTATCTCCATGGcgacacaaaatacatttgatcAAAGAGCCCATGCACCTTTACAAGACTATAAAGGTCAAAAGAATGAAGGATTGTACTCTTATCAACCATATAGGTATGAACCTAACAAACAGTGGCACATGTCATCAACAAATGAAGATAGTCGCAATGAAAGTGTACAGACACAGAAACCATCGGAGATGATTGAACAATCTGATGCCAAGAGTTATGCAATCTACAATACACCGTCAAGTACACTACACACACTTCAAAATGAGTTTTCTGCCAACAACGGTGCACCAAATTCCGctttgcagaataaagattCAGTCACCCCAAACATGGACACCTCacatgaaaataatacaaatttaccAACTAAACAAGAAGACAGGTTCAGCATTAATGATATACTTGCTGTTAGAGATAATGAGCAAGCAAGGAGGTTAAGagatattacatttgttttggcTAAATCAGAAAACCCACAAACTCCAATTAAATATGATACAGCTGAAAAACTATCCATAGCAGAGCCTGTAAAAGACCAAGAACAACAAGGCTACAAAGTGCAGGACATGACAAGTCCATCATCTGGTTATATGAGAAGggattttcaaaatacaaatgaaacagATACTAGCACTGACAGAAATGACAGAACATTGAATAAAGATACTGACAAGGTGACAACAAGGGTGCTTTCTTACAAGGAAAGAGGCCAAAGTAAACAAGAAATACTGACGTCGAAATTGAAAGCACATGCTCAAAAGGAAATATCAGCAATTAAAGAAAAGGGACTTGCCAAACAAGGCATTCTTGCAAgaaattcaacaaaaacaagagGGACTATCAATAATGATGGTCAAGAAGGTCATTCTGTTAAGAAGGAAATCACAGCAGACAAACTGAATCATTTGTTTCAAGATATCACTTATTCCAGTGTAACCCAATACaaagaacaaattaaattgCATAATGATCATCCAAAGAATAGATCTCCACCACCTCTTAATTTTGAAGATAGTCAGAATGCAGTCTCTGAAAAGAAGGACGAGAATGTAAAATACAAACCTTTGGCTATAGAAAGGCAGACAGAAAAACATCCACCAGAAACTCTCAACATAAGAACAACAGTGGAAAATAATGACCATAAAAACTACCAGCCATCCAGAATCTCAGAAGATAAACAAATTAGTATGACAAGCTCAGAGGATATAAACACTGATAAGGAATCGGCAAAGCAAAGTCAAGAAATGTCACCAGGTGAATCAATGTCAGGACATTTGACAGCTGCAGTCAAGACCTACAGAGAGAGCTCCGCTTCCCATAATACACTTGCACTgcataatgaaaaacaaacaattcagAATGATCAGAAAGAAAGTCTGTATGAAGGTAGACAAAGTAAATATACTTCGTCTGAAAAAGCTGCGACTAAACCTACTGATATAATCAAAGAAGACTTGAATGTTGCAAGCAGTGAAACTACAAAAGCAAACagtgatttgaataaaaattctCTGTTGGGATTGGATAAAAACACACCCAGAGTTGAGGAAGCTAATGTACATATCAAAAGTAAGATTACTGCTGCTGTGGAGCAGTCTAAAAATGAACCAATCAAAAATAGCTCTGGGATTACATCTAGTCAACTGACATCCTCATCAAGTGACATGaagtttaaaaatggaattCCACCTGCTAAACGACTAATGGAACCTGCCAAATCAGAGCTCACCTCAAACCTTCAAATCAATACACTAAATGTAGATCCTGAGCAGCTTATAAATAGAACCTACAAATACAATTCTGGGGTCAGTTCAAATGCAGAGACATCATCAACTGACAATACAATCAGAATCAACTCAGGACCAGCAAAGAACCAGGCCCCACAAAGAAGCAAGGAGCAAAAAATACTAAAAGcttttaataatgatgatggacatgtattaataaataaaaacaatgtaacaAAGGAAAAGGACTTGGCTAAGCAACAAAACAAGACTCCACAAGTAAAGGCTGTAGAAGCTACCTCTCTAAACAAAAAAGTGGAGAGTCACTCAAAACCAGAAACACAGGAACAATCACTAACACAAATAGCTTCAGCTGAAGCAAAAGAAAGCTGTCAGCAAAAAGAACTCCATCAagatgataaaaatacaaagaccCTGTTCTCATTTGACAAGAATGAACTCCCTAAAAGCCATCAGAGTATGTCAAGAATAAATGAAGATTCAGAAGTAGTAAATAAAAgacaacagaaagagaaaattaCAGAAAGTGCGAGCTCAAAACAAGAATTTCTCAGAACATTAGAAATATCACATGAGAAAAACAATCCACAAAAGTTCGCAGAAGAGTCTCAAGTGAATCTGACCAATTCTAAACCCCAAAAATCTGCTGAATATGCACTAAAACCAAATGTTTCCCCCCAACATGGAGTAACAGTAAAGGAGGATGCAACTCAAAAGAATAATACACAGCCTGTTTTAACACAGATTGTAGAATCCACAGCAGACACATCAAACATCTCTATTCTTACACCAAGCAATGAGGAACCTAGAGAGGAACCCATGATTTACAGTATTTGTGTCTCAAGCAAAACAGAAGCCGTTTCAGATGATGAACCTATGATCTATTCTATTTGTGTGTCAAGTAAGTGTCATATTGATGAGCAACAAAATCTGGTAAAACAAGAAGAGGATAGTTCTGTTGAAACTGAGAAATTTGTGAAGGATGAAAGCATTGTTGCCAGACAGACTGAAGTTTCTTCTAACactaaagaaaaagaagacaaGATTGAAAAATGTGAACTTCTGGCAACTACAGATAAGTCAAGCTACACAGGAAGACTCACTACATCATATGAGGACCTCTTAGTTAAATATGGGTTACCGGTCAGAGATCATGGTCATTTGAAATTTGTGAAGGATGAAAGCATTGTTGCCAGACAGACTGAAGTTTCTTCTAACACTAAACAAAAAGAAGACAAGATTGAAAAATGTGAACTTCCGGCAACTACAGATAAGTCAAGCAACACAGGAAGACTCACTACATCATATGAGGACCTCTTAGCTAAATATGGGTTACCGGTCAGAGATCATGGTCATTTCACATCAAAACGTATGGAGGAtgagaaagaacaaaaagaaaaagaggagacTGAAACTCAGCTGTCacacaaatcaataaatcatgGAATGAAAAGATCTCAGATACCCAAAGAGAAAGGCTCagatacaacaaaaacatctccAGATGAATCCAGAGAGGTTTCTAATCAGCAAGCATCCATTAAAAGTCGACATTTAAAGGGAACTAAGAGCGAAATCAAGCAATCAATAGCTCTTTCCAACAACATGGCTGAAAACCAACAAAGTACAGGAATCCGTACACCAAAGCTTGGTCATTCATCAAGAGATGCTACCCTAATATTCAAAGATGTAGAAAATGTTGAACAAGATCAAGATACTTACATTGAACAATCAAGGCAAAGTAGAGGAAATGATACTGTGTTAAAGGAAAAGAAAGTTGAAGAACATgtgaaaatgaaaggaaaagttCTTGATGCTTTACCTAATTCTAGAGTGTCTCCAGAGAAAACTGAGAATGTATCCCAGACAGATAAACAACCTGTAAGAATGGATAAACCAACaagagcaaaaaagaaagagattttAAAAGCACCCATGTCAACCAAGTCAAAGGATGTAGTCAACAGTAAACTTACTGAAAGTACAATTCCCGAAACGATGATACCCCAAACTAAAAATAAGTCTCAAAAGGTGGAAGGTGAAGACCAAATATTTAATGATACTGATACATGTACGTCTCGAAAGAATAAAATACGTGGAAGAGAAACATTTAACTCAAATGTTGAGAAAACTGTGCATGAGGCAAAGCAAAAGGATCCTGTAATTTCCATGAAACTAGACTCTGTCTCAGACAAAGATGCTCAAACTCTGCAAAAGAATGTAAAAGGGGATGAGAAAGGAGGGGAGAAAAGGTCACTAGAGAAGTTACAAGTTGAATTTAACACAAATAATGAAATTGTAAACAGGATGAAGATGGTTTTAAAAGATGGCACTGCAACGCATGTTAATAATTATAGGGATAAAGTTAACAGTATTGGTGAGGATGTGTGTACAGTTGTAAAACAAGACCAGGCCTCTTTTGAAGTCTCAGATATTCACTTAGAGGACATTAAAGTGTCTACAGAGGAAGTGTCATCAAACAAGGAATTCATGGCAGGCCACAAAAACCAACATGAAGTGATAAAGAAGGAAAATCTGAAAGGAATGAAAAAAGCTGTCATGACTGAACTTAGGGGTGAAAAAGGCTTTACAGAGCAAAAAACCTTGGCAGTGAAGCCCCTTACAGTCCCAGATGAACCCAAAACTGTGAATAATAGGAAGGTGCATACTGAAATTGCAGGTACAAATACAAATGATgttgaaaaagaaattatacCACATAAGAAAGACAGTCCAAGTAAATTAGAAAAGACAGAAATTAGTCCAAGACAAGAAGCAGTTGGGATGCAATATATAAAAGtctatgaaaataaacaatccGCACAGAGCAGTgataaaaggaagaaagaagacCCTGTATTAAGTCTGAATGGTCAGAATGACGGTAATTTGAAAGTTAATGAAAAAGGAAGCATCCttagagaaaagaaagaaagaaaagttgaAGCTACGGAGACAAAACAGGCTGATCACATCACTAATACAAACCAGTATCAGCCAGAAAAACAAGGAAATGCAATATATGAACAAGATCATGTTCAGTTAAATCAACAGGACACAAGGAAAGAAGGTACCTTATCTAAACCAGAAGCCAGCCAGAGGAGCAAGAAGGTGACTAGACCAGAAATATCAGCTATTGCAGACTATGCTAGATTAAAAGTTATCTCTGCTGAAGACGATACAAAAGAGCTTGATATATTCCCCAAAATGGACTTTTACAACAATTATGATCAGCCAGCTTTAGGAGTTCATAAAGACTTACATGGAAATGTGTCAGATATAGGGGGAGAATCTAAAATACACAATGTTTCAATGGAGAAAGGTCAAAATCTCAAGCAAATATCttctcaatttaaaaaacatacagagaaaaagatgttacctgaaaaacaaaaccatttggTTCCCAATACAGTTCAACTAAAATGTGTATCACCGGTAGTTACAGGTTCACAAGATGAAGCTGCATCAATGAACACCCAACCAAGGGCTCTAAATCATAAGGAACCAAACACTAAAACATCTTTCATGGAGAATCCAAACAGAggagaaagaaacaaaattTACCAGTCCAAGAATCCCCAAAGTGTACAATTGCAGGCTGAAGGTACAATAAGCAGATCAAGACAAATGACTCATGACAAAACAATTGAAAAGGACAATCTTTCTCTTTATGGAAGACAAGAACTTGCAAATTTGACATTGTCTGCCACTGTAAAAGCAGTAGACAATCAAGTAAATGTGGCATCACCACCTGTAGAAGAAAGGGAAGAACTACAATATTACACAGTGAATAGTCTTGACTCTGACATAAAGCCAAAAGAAGCACCTGAACCACCTCCTCCAGGTTTTAAAATGTCTCAAAACACAGACTTGGCTgaaaaagcagaggaagagaaaaaggaagaaagctCATTTGCGCAAAGTCTAACTGACTATGGTAAAGTTCATGCAACAGGACCGCGATCCAACTCTTCTTCTCCAGCCATGGGGAAACCCATCATGTTCAGAGTAAAGGATAATACCATTAGAACATCTTCTGTGACCAAAACCGTCAAGCCATGCTTTCACAGGTCATTTTCTGAAGACTTCAGGATTGGCTCGCCAAAGGAACACTTGACTGGTTCAGAAAAAGAAGATGAAATTCATCCCAAAGAGTCTGCTAACCCACCAGTCTTACATGAACCAGCTAATGCTGCCTACCGGCTCCATAAATTAAAAGAGACACTCCACAACGACTTGCCCTCAGCAGAATATGCAACAAGACAATCAAAAAGCCATCAGAGTAGAAGCCAACATTTTGAGGAAGAAGAAACCCGTTCTGCCATCAGCACAATGTCAGAGGAAGTGGAGAATTGTGCAGCGGGTATCACAGATTTGGCCAACATAAGTTTGGCCTTCATGCCCAAGCATGAAAGTTACAGAGACACCTACCAAAGGcctgcttctgcctgctacgAACGACCAGAGTCAGCTTGCTATGAAAGACCAGAATCAGCCTGTAGTGATATAAGGCCATTCGGCAGACCTCCAGTGGTGCCCCCAAAATCTGAAAAAGCTCTTCGGCGAGCACAAAGACTTACAACGAGGCGTATGAAAAAGACAGAGACCCCCAAGATGGCACCTGAAAACCAAGAACAGCTAGAGACCAAATCAATCAGAAACGTCTCCAGTGTGCCCTCTTCACCTTCAGACATACTGACAACACATCAAGCAGTACAAGCCTCACCTCCTCTTTCACAGTATGACACCCAGCCAAATAACACCCCCCCTGCACACAGTATAGTTGCCCAACCTTTCCCCGTGACACAGAGAAAGCTCTTGCAAGACCCAAACTCAGGGCAGTATTTCATGGTGGATGTACCATTACCAgttaagacaaaaacattttatgaccCAGAAACTGGTAAATATGTACAGCTGAATGTCCGTCAGAGGTCTCAGGGTGCTCTAACACAACCAGCATCGTTGGAAATGTTGAACACTCCCTACATGCTGTATCGTGGGTTTCTGCCAATGACCGCGTCTTCATTACCAGCCTTGAGGTCATCATCTGAAATGTCAACATCGGCAGACAACCAGGATATGCTTGAGAGAGGCGATGAACCGTGCAGACAGAATGTTTATCTGCAGAATAGCATCAGAGATTCCCAGCAATACCCTGATATGCTGTACGGGTCACATGAGCAAATTCACAATCCGTCTTTGTATGCAGAAAATAGTATTGACAACATTGAAAGACACACAGATATTATAACAATGAGTGAATTAGAGGACTTCGCAATGGAGAGCACATGA